One window of the Chryseobacterium camelliae genome contains the following:
- a CDS encoding Crp/Fnr family transcriptional regulator: protein MNIAPEVNDFTAFIQQYFGLLGTEDLNTIRHYFREEKLSKNEFFTKSDQVCNRLSMVKSGILRIYALSDGKEITQWLSVADTFITEAVGFFFNQPNRWNIQAFTEVELLTITKTDYHKLCKEFPKWNEIEKQFIIKCFMMMEDRIFSHLSMTAEERYNRYFEHHKELFTQIPLQYIASVLGMTPETFSRIRKRQAEKS from the coding sequence TTGAATATAGCTCCTGAAGTGAACGACTTTACAGCATTCATCCAACAGTATTTCGGGCTGCTCGGCACTGAGGATTTAAATACGATCCGTCATTATTTTCGGGAAGAAAAGCTTTCAAAGAATGAATTTTTCACAAAGTCGGATCAGGTATGTAACCGTTTGAGCATGGTGAAATCCGGAATATTGCGGATCTATGCGCTTTCAGACGGTAAGGAAATTACTCAGTGGCTTTCTGTTGCCGATACCTTTATTACGGAAGCGGTGGGTTTCTTTTTCAATCAGCCCAACCGGTGGAATATACAGGCTTTTACAGAGGTAGAATTGCTCACCATCACCAAAACCGATTATCATAAGCTTTGCAAAGAATTTCCGAAATGGAATGAAATTGAGAAACAGTTCATTATCAAATGTTTTATGATGATGGAAGACCGGATCTTTTCCCATCTGTCAATGACCGCGGAAGAACGGTACAACAGGTATTTTGAACATCATAAAGAACTCTTTACCCAGATTCCATTGCAATATATCGCGTCCGTTTTAGGCATGACACCCGAAACATTCAGCAGGATCAGAAAACGGCAGGCAGAAAAATCTTGA
- a CDS encoding DUF4260 domain-containing protein, whose amino-acid sequence MKNLLTLEEIAQFTLSIFLFSILKFSWWIFPLCILLPDVSMTGYLFNPKSGAWLYNFFHHKMTAVFVLVAGFFLHLPEVELAGTILLGHSSMDRIFGYGLKFSDDFRHTHLGRIGNKS is encoded by the coding sequence ATGAAAAACCTTTTAACCCTCGAAGAAATAGCACAATTTACTTTATCGATCTTCCTTTTCAGTATCCTCAAATTTTCCTGGTGGATTTTCCCACTCTGCATCCTGCTCCCAGATGTTTCCATGACCGGTTATCTCTTCAATCCTAAATCAGGAGCATGGCTCTACAACTTTTTTCATCACAAAATGACAGCTGTCTTCGTTCTGGTTGCCGGATTTTTCCTTCATCTTCCGGAAGTGGAGTTGGCAGGAACCATTCTCTTGGGCCATTCTTCCATGGACCGGATTTTCGGGTATGGATTAAAATTCAGTGATGATTTCAGGCATACCCACCTGGGCCGGATCGGTAATAAAAGCTGA
- a CDS encoding 3'-5' exonuclease: MNSYLLFIDTETTAVPKRWDLPYSDTGNWPSAVQVSWIICSEDGTEIKKEDRYIFEEDLVISEGSFRVHGITEEFLRSRGKSRREVLNDFAGDLVKYNPLIVGHFLEFDLHILSADFLRAQLPNPFGNSRFYCTMLKSRQYTSGTSKAGLRLPELCCYLLKEATEPSHNAIVDAGMTARCFFEIRRQNQITEKDLEEKNRMIADTLHFCVLKSQ; encoded by the coding sequence GTGAATTCTTACCTTTTATTTATTGATACGGAAACCACCGCCGTTCCCAAACGCTGGGATCTGCCGTATTCCGATACCGGAAACTGGCCCTCTGCGGTTCAGGTGTCCTGGATCATCTGTTCGGAAGACGGAACGGAGATAAAAAAGGAAGACCGGTACATCTTTGAAGAAGATCTGGTGATTAGCGAAGGCTCCTTCAGGGTGCACGGCATTACTGAGGAATTCCTGAGATCAAGAGGGAAAAGCAGAAGGGAAGTGCTGAATGATTTTGCCGGAGATCTCGTAAAATACAATCCATTAATTGTAGGCCATTTCCTGGAATTTGACCTTCACATCCTGTCAGCTGATTTCCTGAGAGCACAATTGCCAAATCCTTTCGGAAACAGCCGGTTTTACTGTACGATGCTGAAAAGCCGGCAATATACTTCCGGAACTTCAAAAGCAGGTCTGCGTTTACCGGAACTCTGCTGTTATCTTTTGAAAGAAGCTACGGAACCTTCCCACAATGCCATTGTAGATGCAGGAATGACGGCCCGCTGTTTTTTTGAAATCCGGCGTCAAAATCAAATTACTGAGAAAGATCTTGAAGAAAAAAACCGTATGATCGCCGATACATTACATTTTTGCGTTTTAAAATCCCAATAA